In one window of Nicotiana tabacum cultivar K326 chromosome 12, ASM71507v2, whole genome shotgun sequence DNA:
- the LOC107826545 gene encoding photosystem I reaction center subunit V, chloroplastic-like, translated as MASSLFSTPTFQGLRPLNKPTDSCVFLNTKANSYKPMKKRCNLGVKAELNTSLVISLSTGLSLFLGRFVFFNFQRENVAKQGLPEQNGVSHFEAGDSRAKEYVSLLKSNDPVGFNIVDVLAWGSIGHIVAYYILATSSNGYDPKFFG; from the coding sequence ATGGCTTCTTCTTTGTTCTCTACACCAACATTTCAGGGTCTAAGACCTCTCAACAAACCAACTGATTCTTGTGTTTTTCTCAACACTAAGGCCAATTCCTACAAACCCATGAAGAAAAGATGCAATCTTGGTGTTAAAGCTGAGCTCAACACATCTCTTGTTATTAGCTTGAGCACAGGACTATCACTTTTCTTGGGAAgatttgttttcttcaatttccaaaGAGAGAATGTGGCCAAACAAGGGTTGCCTGAGCAAAATGGAGTGAGCCATTTTGAAGCTGGTGATTCCAGAGCTAAAGAATATGTTAGTCTGCTTAAATCTAATGACCCTGTTGGTTTCAACATAGTTGATGTTCTTGCTTGGGGCTCAATTGGTCATATTGTTGCTTACTATATTCTTGCCACTTCAAGTAATGGATATGATCCTAAGTTCTTTGGTTGA